ACGATTACACCGCCTCCTACTGGCAGTCACAGGGCTGCTGGGACACGGATAGCCCGATTGCCAACCAGATCCAGTCCAACCTCAAGGGCATCGTGCAGGACGCCCCCGAACTGACGGTGCCTGCCGGGCAGTACTTCGTGATGGGCGACAACCGCACCGAGAACGGCTCGGAAGACTCGCGCCTGTTCGGGCCCGTGCCGCTGCGCGATATTGCGGGCCGCGCCGCCGCCGTGATCTGGCCGATCATGCGCCAGGAAAACGCCAAGTACAACTGCGCCATTCAGAGTGCCAACCCTGCCGACTACGTGACCACCAGCGGTAAGAGCGTCCTGAACTGGCGGGTGCTGACGCGCCCTGAGACGTTCAACCAGAACTTCGGGAAGTGAGATTGAGCAGGAGCGGAGTCAGTCTCAGTTGGGCAGGCCGGGAGAGGATTCCCTGGCCTGCTTTTCGTTTAGCTCAGTGTTTCCTGGCCTGACGACGTGGACGCGAGGTGCTGCGGCCCCAGCTCACGCGCCGCGCCGACGCCCAGCAGGCCCAGCGTCAGGTCGAACTCGGCCAATACGTTCTGGATGACCTCACGCACGCCCGCCTCGCCGCCCAGCGCCAGCCCGTAGACGTAGGGGCGGCCCAGCAGGACAGCCTGCGCGCCCAGGGCCAGCGCCTTGGCCACGTCCGAGCCGGTGCGCACGCCGCTGTCGAGCAGCACTGGCAGGCCTGCAGCCGCCGCCACCACGCCCGGCAAAGCGTCGAGCGAGGCCACCGCGCCGTCGAGCTGGCGACCCCCGTGGTTGCTGACGATCAACCCGTCCACGCCGCGCTGCTCGGCCTCGCGGGCGTCGTCTGGGTGCAGGATGCCCTTGAGGACAATCGGCAGCCGGGTCCACTGGCGCAGGCGGCTGATGTCGTCCCAGCTCAGATCGGGACGGGTGTAGGTGGCGGTGAAGCGGGCGGCGGCGTTCTGCACCTCCCGGAAACTCAGGCCGAAGCGTTTGCCCGCAGCGCGGAGCTGGGCGGCGGTTCGCAGCAGGGCCGGGGTGGCGGGCGGCGCAGCCGGGGCGGGCGGCAGCCGTTCCCCCAGCCGCGATCGGAACACCGGGTCGGAGAGGTACTGCGCCAGTCCCTGCCCGCGCAAAAACGGCAGGCTGCCCAGGTCGAGGTCGCGGGGTCGCCAGCCGAGCAGCGTGGTGTCGAGGGTCAGCACCAGCGCCGCTGCGCCGCAGGCCTCGGCCCGCCGGATAAACGACTGCGTCACCTCGTCGTCGGTGCTCCAGTACAGCTGAAACCAGCGCGCCGAGTCGCCCATCGCTGCCGCGCAGTCCTCCATCGGCACCGACGCCTGCGAGCTGAAGACAAACGGCACGTCCTCGGCGGCGGCGGCGCGGGCCACGGCCAGATCGGCCTGGGGATGGGCCGCTTCCAGCACGCCGATGGGGGCCAGCAGCAGCGGCGAGGCGAGGGTCTGCCAGGGCAGCTTGACGCTGAGGTCGCGCTCGCGCTGGCCTGAGAGCATCCGGGGGAGGAGCTGCACTCTCTCGAAGGCCGCCAGATTGGCCCGCAGGGTGCGCTCGGCTCCCGCGCCGCCCGCGATGTAGGCGAAGTCGGCGGCGGCCAGCTTGCGCCGGGCCGCGTCCTGCAAGGCGGCGACCTGCACTGGTACGGCTGGCGTCTCGCCGCCCAGGCCCCGCAGATAAATCCCGGTCTGGCGCATTCTGCCGCGCCCTGGCCCCATGCCCGACTGCTTTGTCACGTTTTGCGCCTCCGCGTTTGAGTCGGCTTCAATCTACCGCGTCCGGAGCGGATGGCCTGCGCCCTACAGCGCCGCCGCCACCTTCGCGAACAGCGGCGGCGCGTCCGGCACCGCCGTCCCGCTGACCCAGCCGAAGCGCAGATCGCGCGCCTGGAGAACGTCAGCCGGGCCGTTCTCCCCCGGCACCATGCCCGCTGGAAAGAGTGGGCGCAGGTCAGCGGGCGCGTCCACGTCCTCGCCGCCGAAGGCATTCAGCACAGTCTCCACCTCGTGGGCGTGGCCGAAGTGCAGCAGGTTGACGAGTCCCTCGACTTCCCAGACGAAGCGGGCGCGGCTGCCGGACACCTCGGCCAGCGAGCCGGGCCGCGCGAGGTGCCGGACCGCCAGACCGGGGCGCAGCCGCAAGGTCACGTCCAGCGCCTCGCCCAGAAGCCCGAACGAGCCGACGAACAGCCGGGTCAGGTCGTAGCCCTGCACATTCTTGACCACCCGCCCGCCCGCCCGGACGACGCGCCCGCTGGGGGCCCGGAAGGTGACACCCAGGATTTCGCCCGCGAAGAAGAAGTTCTGGGCGAAACCGCCGCGTTGCAACAGGCCGCTCAGACCGCCCGGCAGTTCGGCAGGTGGAAAAGGAGGATAGAGGCCCGCCGGGAGCGCGGCGTAGACGTCCAGCAGTGGCGTGTCCCCGCTGGCGATCAGGGTCTGGTCGGCGGCGCTCAGATCAAGGACGGGCATAGGCGCTCCCGTGTGGCAGGTCAGTGTCGCCGGGCAAGACCTTCCCCGGATTTAGCCGCTCCTGGGGGTCGAGTGCCCGCTTCACGGCCCACAGGGCGTCCAGCGTCACCGGGTCCACCGCGTCGCGCATGAAAGCCCGCTTCATCGCGCCGATGCCGTGTTCGCCGCTCAGCACCCCGCCGTGCCGCAGGGCCACCAGCGCCACCTGATAGGCCAGCTCATGCACCTTCTCGCTGCTTTCCCGTCTGGGGTCAAACAGGATATTGGGGTGCAGGTTGCCGTCGCCGATGTGTCCGAACTGCACCAGATGAAAGCCCGACGCCTCGCCCAGCGCCCGGATCTCGCGCACCACCTCGGGAAGAGCGCTGCGCGGCACGACGATGTCCTCGTTCATGCGCTGCGGTCGGATGCGGCCCAGGGCAGGGGAGATGCTGCGCCGGGCCCGCCATAGCGCGGCACTCTCCAGCTCGCCCTCGGCGCGGCGTACGCTGCCGCCGTGCTGCTGGCAGGCCGCCTCCACCAGTGCCAGTTCCTCTTCCACCGTCGCCAGATCCTCGCCGTCGGTATCGACCAGCAGCACCGCCTCGGCCCCTCGCGGCAGCCCGATGTTCAGGTAGTCCTCGACGGCGTTGGTGCAGGCCCGGTCCATGAATTCCAGCTTGGCCGGAACCGCCCCCGCTGCGATTGAGCGCGACACGGCCTCGGCAGCCTGCCCGACCTCCGCGAAATGGCTCATCAGGGTGCGGGTGAATTTGGGCGGCGTCACCAGCCGCAAGGTCGCCTCGGTAATGAACCCCAGGGTGCCCTCCGAGCCGATCAGCAGCCCTGCCAGATCGTAGGCGTCGCGGGTCAATTCATGCACGTCACCGTCCACGTCCACGAACTGCAAGCCCTTCACGTAGTCGCCGCTGACGCCGTACTTGAAGCACATCGGCCCGCCCGCGTTCTCGCCGAGGTTGCCGCCGATGGTGCTGGTTCGGAAGCTGGCCGGGTCGGGCGGATACACCAGACCGTGTGGCCGGGCCGCCTCGCTGACTGCCAGGGTAATGACTCCAGCCTGGGCGCGGGCTTCTCGCCGCTCGGCAAAAATGTCGAGCCGGGTCATGCGGGTAAACGAGATGACCAGCGATTCCACCAGGGGGGCCGCGCCGCCGCTGAGCCCGCTGGCCGCTCCGCGCCCGACAATCGGCACGCCCGCCGCCTTCGCCACCCTGACGGCGGTCACGACATCGGCGGTGCTCTCGGCCAGCACCACGCACAGCGGCGTCTTGCCCACCAGAATGGCGTCGTAGCCGTAGTTGAGGCGCTCGGCGGGGGCGCTCAGCACCTTCTGCGGCCCCAGTAGGCGGGTCAGCTCCAGGGCCAGTGGGCCGTGCGGCGCGTCGGTGGATCGCGGCTTGCTGACTGAAGAGTTGGTCGTCAATCCCAGTTTCTCTGGCTTGCGGCGGTTAAACAGGCTCATGCTCTCCCCCTCACAGCAGCCCCCGGTAGGCCAGATCTAGAATCTCGATGGTGTGGTGAATCGGCACCGGGCTGCCTTGCCGCCGTAAATGGCTCTGAATCTGGGTGTGGCAGCCGATGTTGCCGCTGGCGACCATATCGGGCTGCACCGACAGCACGTTTCTCGCCTTGCGCTCGCCCAGTTCGGCGGCCAGCGCGGGCTGCTCTAAGTTGTAGGTGCCTGCCGAGCCGCAGCACAGATCACCCTGCGGCACTTCCAGCAGACTCACGCCGGGAATCATCTTGAGGAGTGCCCTCGGCTCGGCGCGGATGCCCTGGGCGTGGGCCAGGTGGCAGGCGTCGTGGTAAGCGATCTTGAGTGGCCTGGACGCGGGCATGAACGGCTCCAGGCCGCCGTCTTCTGAGAGCCGCGCCAGGAAGGTGCTGATGTCCATGACCTTGGCCGCCAGCTTCTTCGCCGCCGCCTCGTCGGGGAGGCCGTGCAGCACTTCCGGATATTCCTTCAGACCCGCCCCGCAGCCCGCTGCGTTGCTGAGAATGGCGTCGTAGTCGTCCATGTCGAAGGCTGCGAGGTTGGCCCGCGCCAGCTTCAGCGCCTCTTCACGCGCCCCGG
This portion of the Deinococcus rubellus genome encodes:
- a CDS encoding FAD-binding oxidoreductase; translation: MSLFNRRKPEKLGLTTNSSVSKPRSTDAPHGPLALELTRLLGPQKVLSAPAERLNYGYDAILVGKTPLCVVLAESTADVVTAVRVAKAAGVPIVGRGAASGLSGGAAPLVESLVISFTRMTRLDIFAERREARAQAGVITLAVSEAARPHGLVYPPDPASFRTSTIGGNLGENAGGPMCFKYGVSGDYVKGLQFVDVDGDVHELTRDAYDLAGLLIGSEGTLGFITEATLRLVTPPKFTRTLMSHFAEVGQAAEAVSRSIAAGAVPAKLEFMDRACTNAVEDYLNIGLPRGAEAVLLVDTDGEDLATVEEELALVEAACQQHGGSVRRAEGELESAALWRARRSISPALGRIRPQRMNEDIVVPRSALPEVVREIRALGEASGFHLVQFGHIGDGNLHPNILFDPRRESSEKVHELAYQVALVALRHGGVLSGEHGIGAMKRAFMRDAVDPVTLDALWAVKRALDPQERLNPGKVLPGDTDLPHGSAYARP
- a CDS encoding alpha-hydroxy-acid oxidizing protein — encoded protein: MTKQSGMGPGRGRMRQTGIYLRGLGGETPAVPVQVAALQDAARRKLAAADFAYIAGGAGAERTLRANLAAFERVQLLPRMLSGQRERDLSVKLPWQTLASPLLLAPIGVLEAAHPQADLAVARAAAAEDVPFVFSSQASVPMEDCAAAMGDSARWFQLYWSTDDEVTQSFIRRAEACGAAALVLTLDTTLLGWRPRDLDLGSLPFLRGQGLAQYLSDPVFRSRLGERLPPAPAAPPATPALLRTAAQLRAAGKRFGLSFREVQNAAARFTATYTRPDLSWDDISRLRQWTRLPIVLKGILHPDDAREAEQRGVDGLIVSNHGGRQLDGAVASLDALPGVVAAAAGLPVLLDSGVRTGSDVAKALALGAQAVLLGRPYVYGLALGGEAGVREVIQNVLAEFDLTLGLLGVGAARELGPQHLASTSSGQETLS
- a CDS encoding FAD-binding oxidoreductase, which encodes MPVLDLSAADQTLIASGDTPLLDVYAALPAGLYPPFPPAELPGGLSGLLQRGGFAQNFFFAGEILGVTFRAPSGRVVRAGGRVVKNVQGYDLTRLFVGSFGLLGEALDVTLRLRPGLAVRHLARPGSLAEVSGSRARFVWEVEGLVNLLHFGHAHEVETVLNAFGGEDVDAPADLRPLFPAGMVPGENGPADVLQARDLRFGWVSGTAVPDAPPLFAKVAAAL
- the lepB gene encoding signal peptidase I — translated: MTKLKKPPNALQRLWKELLEPIVFAVVITQFIATLVGVDGVSMMPNLRHHERVFVPKYETWLHKAGVGSFKRGDILIFKPPAAAETRSFFNLWTYRPFLIKRLTGLPGDKIRITKGVVFVNDVALSNDYTASYWQSQGCWDTDSPIANQIQSNLKGIVQDAPELTVPAGQYFVMGDNRTENGSEDSRLFGPVPLRDIAGRAAAVIWPIMRQENAKYNCAIQSANPADYVTTSGKSVLNWRVLTRPETFNQNFGK